From Camelina sativa cultivar DH55 chromosome 20, Cs, whole genome shotgun sequence, the proteins below share one genomic window:
- the LOC104769641 gene encoding uncharacterized protein LOC104769641: MALNWGPVLMSVILFIVLTPGVLFQFPGKTKVVEFGGFQTSGGAIVIHTLIFFACITVSLIALHIHIYAA; the protein is encoded by the coding sequence ATGGCGTTGAATTGGGGACCAGTCTTAATGTCGGTGATTCTGTTCATCGTATTGACGCCCGGAGTATTGTTTCAATTTCCGGGGAAGACCAAAGTGGTTGAGTTTGGCGGTTTTCAGACAAGCGGTGGAGCCATTGTCATTCACACTCTCATCTTCTTTGCCTGCATCACTGTCTCCCTTATCGCTCTTCATATCCACATCTACGCTGcctaa